A part of Halobacillus shinanisalinarum genomic DNA contains:
- the rapZ gene encoding RNase adapter RapZ produces MAEKENNTQLVIITGMSGAGKTVAIQSFEDLGFFCVDNLPPALLPKFLDLMKDSTNNIKNVALVMDLRGREFFDSLFDALDRLGKEEWLDSHILFLDAEDQSLVSRYKETRRSHPLAQDGLPLEGIRQERKMLDELRGRAQTLINTSSLKPKELRERILDRYKAQKHQVFSVQMVSFGFKYGVPIDADLMFDVRFLPNPHYVEHMRPLTGLNTEVSSYVFKWSDTQKFLEKLKDLLQFMLPQYKREGKSQLVVAIGCTGGQHRSVALAEDLSNYFSNDFVTHVTHRDIDKRKGL; encoded by the coding sequence ATGGCAGAAAAAGAAAATAATACTCAACTTGTTATCATTACTGGAATGTCTGGCGCAGGAAAAACCGTTGCTATACAAAGCTTCGAAGATTTAGGCTTTTTTTGTGTAGATAATCTGCCGCCGGCGCTTTTACCTAAATTTCTGGATTTAATGAAAGATTCAACAAATAATATAAAAAACGTTGCTCTCGTAATGGACTTAAGAGGACGCGAATTTTTTGATTCGTTATTTGATGCATTAGACCGTTTGGGCAAAGAAGAGTGGCTAGATAGTCACATACTTTTCCTGGATGCAGAGGACCAATCCCTCGTTTCCCGTTATAAGGAAACGAGGCGCTCACATCCATTAGCTCAAGATGGGCTCCCGTTAGAAGGCATTCGTCAGGAACGGAAGATGTTGGATGAACTGAGGGGTCGTGCGCAAACACTTATTAATACATCAAGCTTGAAACCAAAGGAACTAAGGGAACGAATTCTTGATCGATATAAGGCTCAAAAGCATCAAGTGTTTTCCGTACAGATGGTTTCATTCGGATTTAAGTATGGTGTCCCGATTGATGCAGACTTAATGTTTGATGTACGCTTCTTACCTAATCCTCATTACGTTGAACACATGCGCCCATTGACAGGATTGAATACAGAAGTATCTTCGTACGTGTTCAAATGGTCAGATACCCAAAAATTTCTTGAAAAGCTCAAGGACTTGCTGCAGTTTATGCTTCCCCAGTACAAACGAGAAGGAAAGAGCCAACTCGTCGTAGCAATCGGGTGCACGGGCGGACAACACCGCTCCGTTGCTTTAGCTGAGGATCTCTCTAATTATTTTTCAAATGACTTTGTGACCCATGTTACGCATCGAGACATCGACAAAAGAAAGGGTTTGTAA